The following are encoded together in the Microtus pennsylvanicus isolate mMicPen1 chromosome 8, mMicPen1.hap1, whole genome shotgun sequence genome:
- the Akap3 gene encoding A-kinase anchor protein 3 isoform X2: MIHKENPPGPIAHAGNGSSIDEVSFYANRLTNLVIAMARKEINEKIHGSENKCVHQSFFMGDEPTPHKSLSTVASELVNETVSMCSKNIAGDKAPGSGDRALGSVQSPGLRYKSTLKIKEITKDGKCPDDKPGSKKSFFYKEVFESRNAGDAKDGGRSLPGERKLFRGQDRPDDYTNSVSQGIMTYANSVVSDMMVSIMKTLRIQVKDTTIATILLRKVLIKHAKEVVSDLIDSFMKNLHNVTGSLMTDTDFVSAVKRSFFSHGSQKATDIMDAMLGKLYNVMVAKKFPENIRKARDKSESYSLISMKSRPGDPKQPNMNFEMKSEAKLRESLFSACMPEKEKSCAETLGEHIIKEGLTMWHKTHQKDCKPPGIDFAVKPCHPQPEVSVEVPDPCDLSPPPQQPEPFEKFMCESDSWAKDLIVSALLLIQYHLAQGGRMDPQSFLEAAATTNFPANKPQAVHDESRLKSPHKICDQEQTEKKDLMSVIFNFIRNLLSETIFKSKCNSESKAQGVKEEENNQCESPVTPPAPKFCEEEEEEETDGALSGLTKMVANQLDGRMNGQMVEHLMDSVMKLCLIIAKSCDSPLSELGDEKCGDASRPNSAFPDNLYECLPVKGTGTAEALLQNAYLAIHNELRGLSGQPPEGCEIPKVIVSNHNLADTVQNKQLQAVLQWVAASELNVPILYFAGDDEGIQEKLLQLSAAAVEKGRSVGEVLQSVLRYEKERQLDEAVGNVTRLQLLDWLMANL, encoded by the coding sequence ATGATACACAAGGAGAACCCTCCGGGCCCCATTGCCCACGCTGGTAATGGGAGTTCCATAGATGAAGTTTCCTTCTATGCCAACCGCCTCACAAACCTAGTGATAGCCATGGCCCGAAAGGAGATCAATGAGAAGATCCATGGCTCTGAAAATAAATGTGTCCATCAGTCGTTCTTTATGGGGGATGAGCCCACACCCCACAAGAGCTTGAGTACAGTAGCCTCCGAGCTGGTGAATGAGACCGTGTCTATGTGTTCCAAGAACATCGCTGGTGACAAAGCTCCGGGCTCTGGAGACAGAGCCTTGGGGTCAGTGCAGAGCCCTGGTCTAAGATACAAAAGCACTTTGAAGATCAAGGAAATCACCAAGGATGGCAAGTGCCCAGACGACAAGCCTGGTTCTAAGAAGTCTTTCTTCTATAAGGAAGTGTTTGAATCTCGGAATGCAGGGGATGCCAAGGACGGTGGAAGGTCCTTACCTGGAGAGAGAAAGCTGTTCAGGGGCCAGGACAGGCCTGACGACTATACAAACTCTGTCAGTCAGGGGATCATGACCTATGCCAACAGTGTAGTGTCCGACATGATGGTCTCCATCATGAAGACCCTGAGGATCCAGGTGAAAGACACCACCATCGCCACCATTCTGCTGAGGAAGGTACTGATCAAGCACGCCAAAGAGGTGGTCTCCGATCTCATCGACTCGTTCATGAAGAACCTCCACAATGTCACAGGGAGCCTCATGACTGACACAGACTTCGTCTCAGCTGTGAAACGAAGTTTTTTCTCTCATGGAAGCCAAAAGGCCACAGATATCATGGATGCCATGCTGGGTAAGCTGTACAATGTAATGGTTGCCAAGAAATTCCCTGAGAACATAAGGAAAGCCAGGGACAAGTCTGAGAGCTACTCCCTTATCTCCATGAAATCGCGGCCTGGTGATCCTAAGCAACCCAACATGAACTTTGAGATGAAATCGGAAGCAAAGCTGAGGGAGAGTCTGTTTTCTGCGTGCAtgccagagaaagagaagagctgTGCTGAAACTCTGGGCGAGCACATCATCAAGGAGGGGCTGACCATGTGGCACAAGACTCATCAGAAAGACTGTAAGCCCCCCGGCATCGATTTTGCTGTGAAACCGTGTCACCCTCAGCCAGAGGTTTCTGTTGAGGTTCCAGATCCTTGTGACTTAAGCCCACCTCCACAGCAACCAGAGCCTTTTGAAAAATTTATGTGTGAATCAGATTCCTGGGCCAAAGACTTGATTGTGTCGGCCCTACTTCTGATTCAGTACCACCTGGCCCAGGGAGGAAGAATGGACCCTCAGAGCTTCCTGGAAGCTGCTGCCACCACCAACTTCCCTGCCAACAAGCCGCAGGCAGTGCACGACGAGTCCAGACTTAAGTCTCCTCATAAGATATGTGACCAAGAACAGACAGAGAAGAAGGATCTGATGAGTGTCATCTTCAATTTTATCCGGAACTTACTCAGTGAGACCATATTCAAGAGTAAGTGTAATAGCGAATCCAAGGCACAGGGCGttaaggaagaagagaacaaTCAGTGTGAAAGCCCTGTGACCCCTCCTGCCCCGAAATtctgtgaggaagaggaggaggaggagactgaTGGTGCCTTATCTGGGCTCACCAAGATGGTCGCCAACCAGCTAGATGGCCGTATGAACGGGCAGATGGTGGAACACCTGATGGACTCTGTGATGAAGTTATGCCTCATTATTGCCAAGTCCTGTGACTCTCCCTTGTCAGAGCTGGGAGATGAGAAGTGTGGGGATGCCAGCAGGCCAAATTCTGCCTTCCCAGACAACCTGTATGAATGCTTGCCAGTCAAGGGCACGGGAACAGCTGAAGCCCTCCTGCAGAATGCCTATCTAGCCATCCATAACGAACTGAGGGGTTTGTCAGGACAGCCACCCGAGGGATGTGAAATACCCAAGGTGATCGTCAGCAACCACAACCTGGCTGACACCGTTCAGAACAAGCAGCTGCAAGCTGTCCTGCAGTGGGTAGCTGCCTCCGAGCTCAACGTTCCCATTTTGTACTTTGCTGGCGATGATGAAGGGATCCAGGAGAAG
- the Akap3 gene encoding A-kinase anchor protein 3 isoform X1 yields MADRVDWLQSQNGVCKVDVYSPGDFQHQDWRMDASTDPVRVLSWLRRDLEKSTAGFQDSRFKPGESSFGEEVAIPGDQRKGFCVDYYNTTNKGSPGRLHFEMIHKENPPGPIAHAGNGSSIDEVSFYANRLTNLVIAMARKEINEKIHGSENKCVHQSFFMGDEPTPHKSLSTVASELVNETVSMCSKNIAGDKAPGSGDRALGSVQSPGLRYKSTLKIKEITKDGKCPDDKPGSKKSFFYKEVFESRNAGDAKDGGRSLPGERKLFRGQDRPDDYTNSVSQGIMTYANSVVSDMMVSIMKTLRIQVKDTTIATILLRKVLIKHAKEVVSDLIDSFMKNLHNVTGSLMTDTDFVSAVKRSFFSHGSQKATDIMDAMLGKLYNVMVAKKFPENIRKARDKSESYSLISMKSRPGDPKQPNMNFEMKSEAKLRESLFSACMPEKEKSCAETLGEHIIKEGLTMWHKTHQKDCKPPGIDFAVKPCHPQPEVSVEVPDPCDLSPPPQQPEPFEKFMCESDSWAKDLIVSALLLIQYHLAQGGRMDPQSFLEAAATTNFPANKPQAVHDESRLKSPHKICDQEQTEKKDLMSVIFNFIRNLLSETIFKSKCNSESKAQGVKEEENNQCESPVTPPAPKFCEEEEEEETDGALSGLTKMVANQLDGRMNGQMVEHLMDSVMKLCLIIAKSCDSPLSELGDEKCGDASRPNSAFPDNLYECLPVKGTGTAEALLQNAYLAIHNELRGLSGQPPEGCEIPKVIVSNHNLADTVQNKQLQAVLQWVAASELNVPILYFAGDDEGIQEKLLQLSAAAVEKGRSVGEVLQSVLRYEKERQLDEAVGNVTRLQLLDWLMANL; encoded by the coding sequence GATGCATCAACGGATCCTGTCCGAGTGCTCAGCTGGCTCCGCAGAGACCTGGAGAAAAGTACAGCAGGGTTCCAGGACTCGAGGTTCAAGCCTGGAGAGTCATCGTTTGGGGAGGAAGTGGCTATCCCAGGAGACCAACGCAAAGGTTTCTGTGTCGACTACTACAATACCACCAACAAGGGCAGTCCGGGGAGATTGCATTTTGAGATGATACACAAGGAGAACCCTCCGGGCCCCATTGCCCACGCTGGTAATGGGAGTTCCATAGATGAAGTTTCCTTCTATGCCAACCGCCTCACAAACCTAGTGATAGCCATGGCCCGAAAGGAGATCAATGAGAAGATCCATGGCTCTGAAAATAAATGTGTCCATCAGTCGTTCTTTATGGGGGATGAGCCCACACCCCACAAGAGCTTGAGTACAGTAGCCTCCGAGCTGGTGAATGAGACCGTGTCTATGTGTTCCAAGAACATCGCTGGTGACAAAGCTCCGGGCTCTGGAGACAGAGCCTTGGGGTCAGTGCAGAGCCCTGGTCTAAGATACAAAAGCACTTTGAAGATCAAGGAAATCACCAAGGATGGCAAGTGCCCAGACGACAAGCCTGGTTCTAAGAAGTCTTTCTTCTATAAGGAAGTGTTTGAATCTCGGAATGCAGGGGATGCCAAGGACGGTGGAAGGTCCTTACCTGGAGAGAGAAAGCTGTTCAGGGGCCAGGACAGGCCTGACGACTATACAAACTCTGTCAGTCAGGGGATCATGACCTATGCCAACAGTGTAGTGTCCGACATGATGGTCTCCATCATGAAGACCCTGAGGATCCAGGTGAAAGACACCACCATCGCCACCATTCTGCTGAGGAAGGTACTGATCAAGCACGCCAAAGAGGTGGTCTCCGATCTCATCGACTCGTTCATGAAGAACCTCCACAATGTCACAGGGAGCCTCATGACTGACACAGACTTCGTCTCAGCTGTGAAACGAAGTTTTTTCTCTCATGGAAGCCAAAAGGCCACAGATATCATGGATGCCATGCTGGGTAAGCTGTACAATGTAATGGTTGCCAAGAAATTCCCTGAGAACATAAGGAAAGCCAGGGACAAGTCTGAGAGCTACTCCCTTATCTCCATGAAATCGCGGCCTGGTGATCCTAAGCAACCCAACATGAACTTTGAGATGAAATCGGAAGCAAAGCTGAGGGAGAGTCTGTTTTCTGCGTGCAtgccagagaaagagaagagctgTGCTGAAACTCTGGGCGAGCACATCATCAAGGAGGGGCTGACCATGTGGCACAAGACTCATCAGAAAGACTGTAAGCCCCCCGGCATCGATTTTGCTGTGAAACCGTGTCACCCTCAGCCAGAGGTTTCTGTTGAGGTTCCAGATCCTTGTGACTTAAGCCCACCTCCACAGCAACCAGAGCCTTTTGAAAAATTTATGTGTGAATCAGATTCCTGGGCCAAAGACTTGATTGTGTCGGCCCTACTTCTGATTCAGTACCACCTGGCCCAGGGAGGAAGAATGGACCCTCAGAGCTTCCTGGAAGCTGCTGCCACCACCAACTTCCCTGCCAACAAGCCGCAGGCAGTGCACGACGAGTCCAGACTTAAGTCTCCTCATAAGATATGTGACCAAGAACAGACAGAGAAGAAGGATCTGATGAGTGTCATCTTCAATTTTATCCGGAACTTACTCAGTGAGACCATATTCAAGAGTAAGTGTAATAGCGAATCCAAGGCACAGGGCGttaaggaagaagagaacaaTCAGTGTGAAAGCCCTGTGACCCCTCCTGCCCCGAAATtctgtgaggaagaggaggaggaggagactgaTGGTGCCTTATCTGGGCTCACCAAGATGGTCGCCAACCAGCTAGATGGCCGTATGAACGGGCAGATGGTGGAACACCTGATGGACTCTGTGATGAAGTTATGCCTCATTATTGCCAAGTCCTGTGACTCTCCCTTGTCAGAGCTGGGAGATGAGAAGTGTGGGGATGCCAGCAGGCCAAATTCTGCCTTCCCAGACAACCTGTATGAATGCTTGCCAGTCAAGGGCACGGGAACAGCTGAAGCCCTCCTGCAGAATGCCTATCTAGCCATCCATAACGAACTGAGGGGTTTGTCAGGACAGCCACCCGAGGGATGTGAAATACCCAAGGTGATCGTCAGCAACCACAACCTGGCTGACACCGTTCAGAACAAGCAGCTGCAAGCTGTCCTGCAGTGGGTAGCTGCCTCCGAGCTCAACGTTCCCATTTTGTACTTTGCTGGCGATGATGAAGGGATCCAGGAGAAG